A section of the Arcobacter roscoffensis genome encodes:
- a CDS encoding formate dehydrogenase subunit gamma, giving the protein MKKIFLLIVTLVGSLFAYTTVSVQNQEIITNMLSQEQTGNSHLGDLFVFLQTRLFENAYLFILVVVPLVFLVHYLIVGPKKFKHDGKKYYVFTLFNRIIHGIAAVSFIIIIPTGIIMMFGSTFGGGEFVKACKELHAVSTVLFMISVVPMFLMWLKNMLFTAEDIKWFMILGGYLSKEKKPVPAGKFNAGQKMWFWVCTLGGLVMIFTGATLYVQDLNLAVLTMFGLTKIEMLRLCIIIHNIVGLAMTALFFTHIYMSIFAIKGAIASIINGYKEEEEMAILHGTYYKELEETKKQEV; this is encoded by the coding sequence ATGAAAAAAATATTTTTGTTAATTGTTACTTTAGTTGGCTCGCTATTTGCATATACTACAGTTAGCGTGCAAAATCAAGAGATTATTACAAACATGCTTAGTCAAGAGCAAACAGGTAATAGTCATTTAGGTGATCTTTTTGTTTTCTTACAAACAAGACTTTTTGAAAACGCTTATCTTTTTATTTTGGTAGTAGTTCCTTTAGTTTTTTTAGTTCATTACTTAATAGTTGGACCAAAAAAGTTTAAGCATGATGGTAAAAAGTATTATGTGTTTACTCTTTTTAATAGAATAATACATGGAATTGCCGCTGTTTCTTTTATTATAATCATTCCAACAGGTATTATTATGATGTTTGGTTCTACTTTTGGTGGAGGAGAGTTTGTTAAAGCTTGTAAGGAACTCCATGCTGTATCTACTGTTTTATTTATGATAAGTGTAGTACCTATGTTTTTAATGTGGCTTAAAAATATGCTTTTTACAGCTGAGGATATTAAATGGTTTATGATTTTAGGAGGTTATTTATCTAAAGAGAAAAAACCAGTTCCAGCAGGAAAGTTTAATGCAGGTCAGAAAATGTGGTTTTGGGTTTGTACTCTTGGTGGTTTAGTTATGATATTCACAGGTGCAACTTTATATGTTCAAGATTTAAATTTAGCAGTTTTAACAATGTTTGGATTAACAAAAATTGAAATGCTAAGACTTTGTATTATCATACATAATATTGTAGGGCTTGCAATGACAGCACTATTTTTTACTCATATTTATATGTCTATATTTGCTATAAAAGGAGCAATTGCTAGTATTATAAATGGTTATAAAGAGGAAGAAGAGATGGCTATTTTACATGGTACATATTATAAAGAATTAGAAGAAACAAAAAAACAAGAAGTTTAA
- a CDS encoding DMT family transporter codes for MQKSITNQNQENIKGIIFMVSAVLILPFSDSIAKWLSSSYTTIQIAWLRFLIQAIILIILSFSLKYKITGFHKKFILVSIYISSSIVFLFWGLKYLPLANNIALFFIEPLVLTLLSVLILKEKLQKNHIIAVIIGLIGTLIIIRPNWSAYGMASIFPIVSAIFYALYLITLRQVSTKTNSKSLQFYIGVISTILLSVIIVVCELLNIDSFGFKQIDFNDWWLILLLGVITTIVQLLVSKAFFYSKASSLASFQYLEIISASILGWLIFKHIPDMLTIIGAIIVISSGLYLISHERKNSKT; via the coding sequence ATGCAAAAATCTATCACAAATCAAAATCAAGAAAATATTAAAGGTATTATCTTTATGGTATCAGCTGTATTGATTTTACCATTTAGTGACTCCATCGCAAAATGGCTATCAAGCTCATATACAACCATACAAATAGCATGGTTACGATTTCTTATTCAAGCTATAATACTTATAATATTATCTTTTAGTCTAAAATATAAAATAACAGGTTTTCATAAAAAATTTATTTTAGTAAGTATTTATATTAGTTCATCTATTGTCTTTTTATTTTGGGGATTAAAGTATCTTCCTTTAGCAAATAATATAGCACTATTTTTTATAGAACCCCTTGTTTTAACACTTTTAAGTGTTTTAATACTAAAAGAAAAACTTCAAAAAAATCATATAATTGCAGTAATCATAGGACTTATAGGTACTTTAATAATCATAAGACCAAACTGGTCCGCTTATGGTATGGCTTCTATTTTCCCCATAGTATCAGCTATTTTTTATGCCTTATATTTAATTACATTAAGACAGGTTTCTACTAAAACAAATAGTAAAAGTTTACAGTTTTATATTGGTGTAATTTCAACTATTCTTTTAAGTGTTATTATAGTTGTTTGTGAACTTTTAAATATAGATTCATTTGGTTTTAAACAAATAGATTTTAATGATTGGTGGTTGATACTTCTTTTAGGTGTTATAACTACAATAGTTCAATTATTAGTTTCTAAAGCTTTCTTTTACTCTAAGGCTTCAAGTTTAGCTTCATTTCAATACTTAGAGATTATAAGTGCTTCAATTTTAGGATGGCTTATATTTAAACATATACCCGATATGTTAACAATTATAGGTGCGATAATTGTTATTTCCTCTGGATTATATCTTATAAGCCATGAAAGAAAGAACTCTAAAACATAG